A window of Elgaria multicarinata webbii isolate HBS135686 ecotype San Diego chromosome 2, rElgMul1.1.pri, whole genome shotgun sequence contains these coding sequences:
- the GPR65 gene encoding psychosine receptor, translated as MNCSEPNTTCEVYHELDRHLFPVLYSILIIISIPANCAALYISCSQVKKKNELGIYLLSLTLADLLYTLTLPFWIYYAQNGDNWTLPKKLCKISAFLKYLNYYTSSGFLTCISLDRYLAVAYPLRFHYLRTRRFAVLISVLVWAFEIMSNYQILKECEIFPHNGTINDSHTLCYDTYPLEKWQAKFNFYRIVVGYAIPLAVMVFCYQKIYQAVKHNQATQNSDKKKINHLLLSIIVTFVLCFTPYHGVLLIRSIFEPGNCCFAITMFIPYRIATALTSLNCIADPILYCFVSETGRTDIWNMLKCGSSVSQTDARQSQNAAGTNSSQDRKIPETETFL; from the coding sequence ATGAACTGTTCTGAACCTAATACTACATGTGAGGTTTATCATGAACTAGATAGGCATTTGTTTCCTGTTCTCTACAGCATTTTGATTATTATCAGCATTCCTGCAAACTGTGCAGCACTTTACATATCTTGCTCCCAAGTGAAGAAAAAAAACGAGCTGGGCATTTATCTCCTCAGTTTAACTTTAGCTGATCTGCTCTACACATTGACCTTGCCTTTCTGGATTTATTATGCTCAGAATGGAGATAACTGGACACTTCCCAAAAAACTTTGCAAGATTTCTGCATTCCTCAAGTACCTGAATTATTACACCAGCTCAGGATTTCTCACCTGCATTTCCCTTGACAGATATTTAGCTGTAGCCTACCCACTGAGGTTTCATTATTTGCGAACAAGAAGATTTGCCGTGCTTATCTCTGTCTTAGTTTGGGCCTTCGAAATCATGTCCAACTATCAGATTCTAAAAGAGTGTGAAATATTTCCACATAATGGCACCATCAATGACAGCCATACTTTGTGTTACGATACATACCCTCTAGAAAAATGGCAAGCTAAGTTCAATTTTTACCGGATTGTGGTGGGGTATGCAATCCCTTTGGCTGTCATGGTGTTCTGCTACCAGAAAATATACCAAGCTGTGAAGCATAATCAAGCGACCCAAAACAGTGACAAGAAGAAAATCAATCACCTATTGCTAAGCATCATTGTCACTTTCGTTTTATGCTTCACTCCCTATCATGGTGTTCTTCTTATCCGCAGTATCTTTGAGCCGGGTAACTGCTGTTTTGCCATCACTATGTTTATCCCCTATAGAATTGCAACGGCATTGACAAGCTTAAATTGTATAGCTGACCCAATTCTTTATTGCTTTGTGAGTGAAACTGGAAGAACAGACATATGGAACATGCTCAAGTGTGGCTCCTCTGTGAGCCAAACAGATGCACGGCAGTCACAAAATGCTGCTGGGACCAATAGTTCACAGGACAGAAAGATTCCGGAAACAGAAACGTTCCTATAG